A stretch of the Alnus glutinosa chromosome 6, dhAlnGlut1.1, whole genome shotgun sequence genome encodes the following:
- the LOC133872006 gene encoding uncharacterized protein LOC133872006, with amino-acid sequence MGACFSSVIGSRESRSSQPTAKIISVNGSLREYPVPVYVSQVLEAESSSSSSSSSSSPRFLCNSDSLYYDDYIPVLDLDDELQANQIYFVLPASKLRQRLTASDMAALAVKASVALQNASTKNGHRRNKARISPVLVVNQSISLQSNKLNHDDGYAPKWPKKATGINGKPGGGVAGGLSRSGSVRKLQRYTSKRAKMAVRSFRLRLSTIYEGAVL; translated from the coding sequence ATGGGTGCTTGCTTCTCCTCAGTAATCGGCAGCAGAGAGTCTCGGTCTTCTCAGCCCACTGCCAAGATTATCTCCGTCAACGGTTCCCTCCGCGAATATCCTGTCCCAGTCTATGTCTCCCAAGTCCTTGAGGCCGAGagttcctcctcttcttcctcttcgtCTTCTTCACCGCGCTTTCTATGCAATTCTGATAGTTTGTATTATGATGATTACATTCCAGTCTTGGATCTGGACGATGAACTTCAGGCCAACCAGATCTACTTCGTGCTTCCCGCTTCTAAGCTTCGGCAGCGCTTGACCGCCTCCGATATGGCCGCCTTGGCCGTTAAAGCCAGCGTTGCTCTTCAGAATGCGTCGACCAAGAACGGTCATCGCCGCAACAAGGCCCGTATATCTCCGGTTCTTGTGGTAAATCAGTCTATTTCTTTACAAAGTAACAAACTTAATCATGATGATGGGTATGCACCCAAATGGCCAAAGAAGGCTACCGGTATTAATGGGAAGCCGGGGGGTGGTGTAGCCGGTGGATTATCTCGATCTGGGTCTGTGAGAAAGTTGCAGAGATACACTTCCAAAAGGGCTAAGATGGCGGTTCGATCCTTTAGACTCAGGTTGAGCACCATCTACGAAGGCGCTGTTCTCTAG
- the LOC133871933 gene encoding protein MIZU-KUSSEI 1: protein MRMIDLGSQRGPLHIMDTATSVECGREVRLRRSFRSLVECMVPCCGFQPSDSLSSDTDSTHGSSSSSSTVTGTFFGYRKGRVSFCLQDDTRSSPLLLLEFAIPTAYLAREMQYGLLRIALECDRQKDIRSMSSSTCSLFNVPVWSMYCNGRKVGFAMKRQMTVSDVAVLKQMQTVSVGAGVLPVAPHKSEVDGDGGDLMYLRASFDRVIGSPNSESFHMINPVGSSGQELSIFLLRS from the coding sequence ATGAGGATGATAGACTTGGGAAGCCAAAGGGGTCCCCTACATATTATGGACACTGCAACCTCCGTAGAGTGTGGCAGAGAAGTGAGGCTCCGACGATCCTTTCGGTCCCTGGTGGAGTGCATGGTCCCATGCTGTGGCTTCCAACCATCCGACTCCCTCTCGAGCGACACCGACTCAACTCACGGCTCTTCCTCTAGTAGTAGTACCGTGACCGGTACCTTCTTCGGTTACAGGAAAGGGCGAGTCAGCTTCTGCCTACAAGACGACACGCGAAGCTCACCTCTTCTGCTGCTGGAGTTCGCCATCCCCACCGCCTACCTGGCAAGGGAGATGCAGTACGGCTTGCTCAGAATCGCGCTCGAGTGTGACAGACAAAAGGATATCAGGTCCATGAGCTCCTCCACCTGCTCGCTCTTCAACGTGCCCGTCTGGTCCATGTACTGCAACGGCCGGAAGGTGGGGTTCGCCATGAAGCGTCAGATGACGGTGAGCGATGTGGCAGTGCTGAAGCAGATGCAGACGGTCTCTGTCGGGGCTGGTGTTCTGCCTGTTGCGCCCCACAAGTCCGAAGTGGACGGGGATGGGGGTGACCTCATGTATCTAAGAGCCAGCTTCGACCGAGTCATTGGCTCGCCCAACTCCGAGTCCTTTCACATGATTAACCCCGTTGGGAGTTCCGGCCAGGAGCTCAGCATATTTCTTCTCCGATCGTGA